AAAGCGTCTGTTCAACATTGCTGGTACCGAAGCAGCGGCTAATGTAGCTAAAACAGGATATCTTGGTATCGTGCCGTTTAAAGTAATCAACCAGATAGGCATGGTCGTACCTGACAGCGTAGCTGCCAAAGCAGGTCTGCAAGCCGGGGACATATTGTTAACCATAAATGGCCGCAAAATTAGTAACTGGCAGGAATGGGTGGATAATATCCGAGCCAGTGCCGGAGCGCGACTAGATATTAGTTATCAACGCAATGGACAAATTCAACATACCAGTCTGCGCCCTGAGTCTGTACTCGACAACGGCACCATCATCGGCCAGGTTGGTGTTGGAGCCATGCGTGATAAAGCATGGGATCGCCAGATACGCCAACATTATCAGCCCAGTTTTTTTCAATCAGTGCAGCTGGCTATGCAGCGCACATGGGATTACATTACACTCACTCTTTCCATGTTTGCCAAATTACTCACTGGTCAGGCATCCTTACATTATTTATCCGGTCCCCTGACCATAGCTGATGTGGCTGGAAAAACTGCAGCCATGGGCTGGCAGAGCTATACTGAATTTTTGGCTTTGGTCAGTGTCAGTCTGGGTGTACTGAATTTATTACCCGTTCCCGTGTTAGACGGCGGGCATTTATTGTATTATGCGATCGAATGGATTCGCGGCAAGCCCCTCAGTTTACGCATTCAGGAAATGGGGCTGCGTTTTGGTATTGCTGCCATGTTAATGTTGATGCTGGTGGCTTTCTTCAATGATATTACCCGCTTGTTTGGATGAATGATGAAATTAAAACAGATAACTGTCAGTTTAATGGCCTTAGGCCTGTCTTCACTGGCTTTGGCAGTCGAACCGTTTACCATAAAAGACATTCGGGTAGAAGGTTTACAGCGTACCGCACCGACAACCGTTTTCAGTTACCTGCCAGTTAAAATCGGTGATACATTCAATGATGCCGAAGGTGCAGAAATCATTAAAAAATTATACGCTACCGGTTTTTTTGATGATGTTCGAGTGGAAACAATGGGGAATCAGGTTCTCCTGACAGTTGTTGAACGCCCGATTATCAGTAGCTTTGATGTTACCGGCGGTAAATCAATCAACAATAACGATATCAAGAAAAATCTTAGTAATTTTGGTCTGGGTCAGTCACGTGTCTTTAATCCAGCCACACTAGAGCAAGCCCTGCATGGCCTGCAGGATGCATATCATCAACGAGGTAAGAATGCGGTTAAAATCACTCCCAAAGTGACTCGGCTTGAACGTAACCGTGTAGCACTCGAACTAAAAATTGATGAAGGTCCTACTACTACCATCAAGTCTATTAACTTCAGCGGCAACCAACAGTTTTCCGCCCATACCTTGCGCAATCAGATGTCTTTAAGCCAGAAAAGCTGGACCAGCTGGTTGACCCGTGATGACCGCTACTCTGACAGTCAGCTACAGCAGGATCTGGATAAAATCAATAACTTCTATCAAGATCATGGCTATCTGAATTTCCGCATTGCCGATGTCAAAGTTAATAGCAGTGAAGACAAAACGGCGCAAATGATTAATATCAGCGTAAACGAAGGTTCTCGCTATCGTTGGGGCAAGGTAACCATAAGCGGAGACACACGCGAAGTACCCATAGATTCATTGCAGAAGCTGGTTAAAATCAAACAAGGCAAATGGTACAACCGTTCCAAAATGATTGATATCATTAAAGCCATTCAGGAAAAAATGGGTAGTTCTGGCTATGCTTTCTGTCAGGTAGATGTTCGACCCATCCCGAATGAACAAACACACGTTGTAGATTTCGTACTCAACGTCGTGCCAGACCGTAAAGTATATGTCAATCAAATCAACATTACCGGTAACAACAAAACCCGTGATGAAGTTTTGCGGCGTGAGTTAAGACAGATGGAACGCGCACCCTATGACGTATCCAAAATCAATCGTTCCAAAGAACGCATACAGCAACTGGGCTATTTTGATAATGCGCAAGTAGATGTCAAACCAGTGGCCGGTACACCCGATCAGGTTGACCTGGATATGAGCGTGAAAGAACGCTCTACCGGCTCCATCAATGTTGGCGCGGGCTGGGCTCAAGATGACGGCCTGCTCCTGTCGGCCGGTATTTCTCAGGACAATCTTTTTGGCACCGGTAAATCAGCCAGTCTGCAATTATCACGTTCCAAGGTAAATCAGGTTGCTGCCTTGTCCTTTACCGATCCGTACTTCACCCCCGACGGCGTCAGTCTAGGTTACAACGTCTATTATCGTGGTTACAACCCTAGCAAATCTGACAGTAATTCCATGGATTATAAAACCACCACAATTGGTGCAGCTATGACCATGGGTGTACCCATTACTGAATATGACCGCGTAAACTTCAGCTTGGGTGCAGAACATCTCGCTGTTAACCTGTATGGCGACTATGCCCCTCAACGTTATGCTGAATTTGTTCAGAAATACGGAAAAGATAACTGGATATTTAAAGGTACCGTAGGCTGGGGACGTAATACCACAGACAGCGCATTATGGCCCACGCGCGGCTACATAATGAATGCTAATATTGACAGCGGTTTACCAGGTGGTGATTTACAATATTACAGCCTAAGCCATGACCAGCGCTGGTATTTCCCAGTTAGCAAAAACTTTACCGTCATGCTGTACGGACAGCTTGGTTATGCCGATGGCTATGGTAAAACCAAAGATCTGCCATTTATGTATGCCTTCAATGGCGGTGGTTTGGGTTCTGTGCGCGGTTATGAGTCCGGCACATTAGGTCCGAAATATTTCAATCGTTACAGTGATGGTTCCTATAGCAGTGATTCCAGCAGTTATGGTGGTAATTATATCGCCACAGCTACTGCTGAACTGTTATTCCCGTTTCCTGGTATTAAAGATCAGCATACAGTCCGCTTGAGTATGTTTGCTGATGCCGGTAGCGTATGGGACAACAAAACTTATAACTATTTTGACGAAAAAAACCCTTATGGTGGTTCCAAAACCCATAAATCCAGCTTTGGCAACGAAGTACGTTATTCAGCTGGTCTGGCTGTAACATGGTTATCACCCATGGGGCCATTAAAATTCAGTTATGCTTATCCGATACACAAAAAACCGGAAGACCAGTTACAGCGCTTCCAGTTTCAGTTAGGAACCACGTTCTAATCGCAGTCAGATAAGGACTAACACATGCTTAAAAAAATTTTTTTAACATTCGTAGTTACTCTGTTTTCATACAATTTGGTATGGGCAGAAAGCATACAGAAACTTGGCTTTATTGATACTGGTCGAGTCTATCAGCAATCAATTCAGGCTCAATCTATTCAGAAAGACTTGGATAAAGAATTTGCTCCGAGGCAGAAAAAATTGCAAGCCATGCAGACTGAAGGTCTGAAATTAAAAGAAGCGATTGAATCTGGAAAAATTCCTGTCGCTGAACGAGAAAACAAAATTAAGCAAATGCTGCAAATGGATGAGCAATATAAAACAGCAGCAGCAGAACTAGCAGAAGATTACAATTTGCGCCGCAACGAAGAGTTTGCTTCACTTCAGCAAAATGCCAACAAAGTTATCATCGATATGGCAAGAAAAGAAGGTTATGATCTAATCATACAAGATGCCATATTTGTTAATAGCAAATTTGACATCACTGATGCCGTCATCAAAGCACTTAATGCGCAGAAACAGTAAGGTAAAAAATGGCTGAAAATCACCTAACTGCCTCAGCTTTGGTTAAACAACTGGGTGGGGAACTGCGTGGCGATGATGTCATTCTCACCCGCATTACTTCATTGCAACAGGCACAGGAGCATGATATCAGCTTCCTGAGCAACCCCCGTTTGCGGGAAGATGCAGTAGCCAGCCGTGCAGGCGTCTTAATTGTTACCGAAAAATCAGCGGCAGCACTAGTGGGACGTACACTGATCATTACTGATGATCCTTATCTCTATTTTGCTCGTGTAGCGCGTCTGTTTCATCCATTCCAACAAGCTAGGTCGGGAATTCATCCGAGCGCCATCATCGCACCATCAGCACAAATTGCCGACAGTTGTGAAATCGGAGCTAACGTTGTTATAGGAGAACGTTGCGTTATCGGTGAACACACACGCGTTCTGGCAGGTACGGTCATCGAAGAAGACTGCATCATAGGTAATGATTGCGTCATTCACGCCAACGTTACCATTTATCATGGTTGTCAGCTAGGCAACCGTGTTGAACTGCATTCCGGTTGTGTCATCGGTGCCGATGGATTTGGTTTTGCCTGGGATAAACAAAAAAATGAATGGTTTAAAATCGTTCAGACCGGTTGCGTGATTTTGGGGGATGATGTCGATATCGGTGCTAATACCACCATTGATCGCGGTGCCATCGAAAACACCATTGTTGAAAAAGATGCCAAAATCGACAATCAGGTAATGATAGGCCATAACGGTAAAATTGGTGCTCATGTTGCTATTGTTGCCTGTACCGGCATAGCTGGCAGCACAGAAGTCGGTGATTTTTCCGTAATCGGTGGTGCAGCGATGATAGGTGGTCATTTGAATATACCGCCCAAAACAACTATAGGCGCAGCTACTGCTGTCAGCCACAGCATTAAAGAAAGCGGTTACTACGCCTCTATTTTCCCATTACAAAAACACAATGACTGGGTGAAAAATGCCGCACACATTCGGCATTTACACGAAATGAACCAGAAAATAAAAGCTTTGGAACACCAGTTAGCCGAGCTAAACGGCAATTCATCAAACCAACAGGATTAACGCAATGGATTGGTCTCTACCTTTAGACGTTCGAACACTTCAGAAATTATTGCCTCACCGCTATCCATTTCTACTGATTGATCGTGTCACAGCTTACGACAGTGAAGCCATGACCTTAAGTGCAATCAAAAATGTTACCGCTAACGAACCCTTTTTTCTAGGTCATTTCCCTGATTTCCCAGTTATGCCTGGTGTACTCATCATCGAAGCCATGGCTCAGGCCTGCGGTACACTGGCTATCCTGAATCACGGTGGACGGGAAGATGATGAAATTTATTTTTTTGTTGGCATAGATAATGCCCGTTTCAAACGCCAGGTCATACCAGGAGATCAGCTTAGGTTTGAAGTTAATCTTGTGGCTAACAAACGGGATATCGGAAAATTCAAGGCAGTAGCTTGGGTGGATAATCAGATAGCCGCAGAGGCAGATATCATGTGTGCTAAACGAAAAGTTGATAAATAAAAGTTATCCAACAGCCACAAATATTCATGACTTTTATAAAATTTATAATAGTATCATTAATCACTTATGATTAAACTGGTCGTAAATCACGAATGTAGGAAATATACATGACGCAGATTCACCCCACAGCCATTATTGATCCCAAAGCCGAACTCGATAGTAGCGTATCTGTGGGTGCTTATACCGTAATTGGTGCCAATGTGCAGATTGGTGCTGATACCGATATTGGACCGCATGTTGTCATAGACGGGCATACCACTATTGGAGAAGGGAACCGTATTTTTCAGTTTGCTTCGCTCGGAGCAATACCACAGGATAAAAAATACCGTGGGGAGCCCACACGACTGATTATCGGTAACCATAACACTATTCGTGAATTCACTACATTCAATACCGGTACTGTTACCGGTATTGGAGAAACCCGCATTGGTGAC
This portion of the Snodgrassella alvi genome encodes:
- the rseP gene encoding RIP metalloprotease RseP, whose product is MLLTIVAFIVAILLLVSLHELGHLLVARWCGVKVLRFSIGFGKPFYSIKRANIEWCLAPIPLGGYVKMVDTREGEVSEADLPFAFDRQHPLKRIAIVIAGPLTNLILAIILYAASFSIGGITQMRPWVGMVEPASVAADAGFRSGDRILSVNGQPVTDWSDAQAKIMLDLDAGKVLVDVISAAGQPGKRLFNIAGTEAAANVAKTGYLGIVPFKVINQIGMVVPDSVAAKAGLQAGDILLTINGRKISNWQEWVDNIRASAGARLDISYQRNGQIQHTSLRPESVLDNGTIIGQVGVGAMRDKAWDRQIRQHYQPSFFQSVQLAMQRTWDYITLTLSMFAKLLTGQASLHYLSGPLTIADVAGKTAAMGWQSYTEFLALVSVSLGVLNLLPVPVLDGGHLLYYAIEWIRGKPLSLRIQEMGLRFGIAAMLMLMLVAFFNDITRLFG
- the bamA gene encoding outer membrane protein assembly factor BamA is translated as MKLKQITVSLMALGLSSLALAVEPFTIKDIRVEGLQRTAPTTVFSYLPVKIGDTFNDAEGAEIIKKLYATGFFDDVRVETMGNQVLLTVVERPIISSFDVTGGKSINNNDIKKNLSNFGLGQSRVFNPATLEQALHGLQDAYHQRGKNAVKITPKVTRLERNRVALELKIDEGPTTTIKSINFSGNQQFSAHTLRNQMSLSQKSWTSWLTRDDRYSDSQLQQDLDKINNFYQDHGYLNFRIADVKVNSSEDKTAQMINISVNEGSRYRWGKVTISGDTREVPIDSLQKLVKIKQGKWYNRSKMIDIIKAIQEKMGSSGYAFCQVDVRPIPNEQTHVVDFVLNVVPDRKVYVNQINITGNNKTRDEVLRRELRQMERAPYDVSKINRSKERIQQLGYFDNAQVDVKPVAGTPDQVDLDMSVKERSTGSINVGAGWAQDDGLLLSAGISQDNLFGTGKSASLQLSRSKVNQVAALSFTDPYFTPDGVSLGYNVYYRGYNPSKSDSNSMDYKTTTIGAAMTMGVPITEYDRVNFSLGAEHLAVNLYGDYAPQRYAEFVQKYGKDNWIFKGTVGWGRNTTDSALWPTRGYIMNANIDSGLPGGDLQYYSLSHDQRWYFPVSKNFTVMLYGQLGYADGYGKTKDLPFMYAFNGGGLGSVRGYESGTLGPKYFNRYSDGSYSSDSSSYGGNYIATATAELLFPFPGIKDQHTVRLSMFADAGSVWDNKTYNYFDEKNPYGGSKTHKSSFGNEVRYSAGLAVTWLSPMGPLKFSYAYPIHKKPEDQLQRFQFQLGTTF
- a CDS encoding OmpH family outer membrane protein; translation: MLKKIFLTFVVTLFSYNLVWAESIQKLGFIDTGRVYQQSIQAQSIQKDLDKEFAPRQKKLQAMQTEGLKLKEAIESGKIPVAERENKIKQMLQMDEQYKTAAAELAEDYNLRRNEEFASLQQNANKVIIDMARKEGYDLIIQDAIFVNSKFDITDAVIKALNAQKQ
- the lpxD gene encoding UDP-3-O-(3-hydroxymyristoyl)glucosamine N-acyltransferase, yielding MAENHLTASALVKQLGGELRGDDVILTRITSLQQAQEHDISFLSNPRLREDAVASRAGVLIVTEKSAAALVGRTLIITDDPYLYFARVARLFHPFQQARSGIHPSAIIAPSAQIADSCEIGANVVIGERCVIGEHTRVLAGTVIEEDCIIGNDCVIHANVTIYHGCQLGNRVELHSGCVIGADGFGFAWDKQKNEWFKIVQTGCVILGDDVDIGANTTIDRGAIENTIVEKDAKIDNQVMIGHNGKIGAHVAIVACTGIAGSTEVGDFSVIGGAAMIGGHLNIPPKTTIGAATAVSHSIKESGYYASIFPLQKHNDWVKNAAHIRHLHEMNQKIKALEHQLAELNGNSSNQQD
- the fabZ gene encoding 3-hydroxyacyl-ACP dehydratase FabZ, which gives rise to MDWSLPLDVRTLQKLLPHRYPFLLIDRVTAYDSEAMTLSAIKNVTANEPFFLGHFPDFPVMPGVLIIEAMAQACGTLAILNHGGREDDEIYFFVGIDNARFKRQVIPGDQLRFEVNLVANKRDIGKFKAVAWVDNQIAAEADIMCAKRKVDK